The Nitrospira tepida genome includes a window with the following:
- the rbfA gene encoding 30S ribosome-binding factor RbfA has protein sequence MKPVTKRATRVADQIRMEVADILMRKVRDPRLRAVTVTEVSVTNDLRLARVYFTAGLDGMPDREIAAGLTKAAGFIRSELGQRLELRYTPELVFFKDISGPRGDRVLALLDEVRPARDEPPKSEQVE, from the coding sequence ATGAAACCCGTCACCAAACGGGCCACGCGTGTGGCCGATCAGATTCGAATGGAAGTCGCGGACATCTTGATGCGAAAGGTGCGGGACCCGCGGCTGCGAGCGGTCACGGTGACGGAGGTGTCCGTCACGAACGATCTCAGGCTCGCGCGGGTCTATTTCACCGCAGGGTTGGATGGCATGCCGGATCGGGAGATTGCGGCGGGGCTGACCAAAGCGGCGGGATTCATTCGGTCGGAGTTGGGGCAACGGCTGGAATTGCGTTACACCCCGGAACTGGTGTTTTTTAAAGATATCAGCGGGCCGCGAGGTGACCGCGTGCTGGCTCTGCTGGATGAGGTTCGACCGGCCCGGGACGAACCGCCGAAGTCCGAGCAAGTCGAATGA
- a CDS encoding DUF503 domain-containing protein translates to MSERGAMLGLCTVELFLPNGHSLKEKRQILHSLKDRLRKLNVSVAEVGDQDLWQKALLGIACVSNERAHVTSVLDQALNVIRGVPTLEVLQSRIELL, encoded by the coding sequence TTGAGCGAACGCGGGGCGATGTTGGGGCTGTGCACGGTGGAGTTGTTTTTGCCCAACGGGCACTCGCTCAAGGAGAAGCGACAGATTCTGCACAGCCTCAAGGACCGGCTTCGGAAGCTGAACGTGTCGGTGGCCGAAGTCGGCGACCAGGATCTGTGGCAAAAAGCCCTGCTGGGGATTGCCTGCGTGTCCAATGAGCGCGCGCACGTCACTAGCGTGTTGGATCAGGCGCTGAACGTGATCCGAGGGGTGCCGACATTGGAAGTCCTGCAATCGCGAATCGAGCTGCTCTGA
- the infB gene encoding translation initiation factor IF-2: MRVYEVAKKVGMESKELMAELKRMGVPVASHSSALDADVVARLLAKFAPQQGLGGAGADDKTATRAGRGGEGFRQEADGGGGHVKSTGAKAGAVSLEEPPKPDKRRILIKKKKTEEEIEAAAVPATETGLTHAPPPDLAHPVPGLPATESAAAAPPAEVKPDIAPSPPAGILSPAPAESPVPAASVEAKPAAIATPALDAASEAALAKKKAEALFEGGEAKGAREKAKKVRKPGRERDEEEARAREDAARWDDLRAISVHRRDDRVRHAGTTPVTEITKPRKKGIKLTAGMTVKEFAEAVGQRPADIMKKLMESGQMLTLNQSMNLELAGLIAEELGVKVEVTAPKAGEELLEEAALWKGEEKPEPRPPVVTIMGHVDHGKTSLLDAIRQTKVAEQEAGGITQHIGAYSIELHGKRITFLDTPGHEAFTAMRARGAKVTDIVILVVAADDGVMPQTIEAINHATAANVPIIVAINKIDKPEANVERVKHALAEHNLISEAWGGQTIMVEVSAKKRQNLDLLLEMVLLQADVLELRADPRKPAKGTVIEARLDRGRGPVATVLVQEGTLKVGDAYVVGTYSGRVRALIPAAGGKLTEAGPSMAVGVVGLTGVPSAGDTFLVVKDERMAREIAESRAQKQRAAELAGPAKVSLDDLYARIKQGDIKELALVIKADVQGSSEALAVAIDKLPSEVVKLRVIHNGVGGITETDVLLAAASGAIVIGFNVRPEPKAAALAESERVDIRLYSVIYDAIADIKAAMEGLLEPTFKERVLGRAEVRQVFNVSKAGIIAGCYVLEGTMTRASSGVRVVRDHVPVYQGKLASLRRFKDDVREVQQGYECGIGVENFSDLKAGDIIENFVLDRIAAKL; encoded by the coding sequence ATGCGCGTCTATGAAGTGGCCAAGAAAGTGGGCATGGAGAGCAAAGAGCTCATGGCGGAGCTCAAGCGGATGGGTGTGCCCGTCGCGTCGCACAGCAGCGCCTTGGACGCGGATGTGGTCGCCCGGCTGCTCGCCAAGTTCGCGCCGCAGCAAGGGCTGGGAGGAGCCGGTGCCGACGATAAAACGGCTACCCGCGCCGGACGCGGAGGGGAAGGATTCCGACAGGAAGCCGATGGTGGAGGCGGACACGTGAAATCAACAGGAGCGAAGGCAGGGGCCGTCAGTCTGGAGGAGCCGCCGAAACCGGACAAGCGCCGCATCCTCATTAAGAAAAAGAAGACCGAGGAGGAGATCGAGGCTGCCGCAGTTCCGGCGACGGAAACGGGGCTCACGCATGCGCCGCCACCCGACCTTGCCCATCCGGTTCCCGGGTTGCCAGCCACGGAGTCGGCGGCGGCTGCGCCGCCGGCCGAGGTCAAGCCGGACATCGCCCCATCGCCTCCGGCGGGAATCCTGTCGCCCGCGCCGGCGGAATCGCCTGTGCCTGCGGCCTCGGTTGAGGCGAAACCGGCCGCGATCGCTACGCCGGCTCTTGATGCGGCGTCCGAGGCCGCGCTGGCCAAGAAGAAAGCCGAAGCGCTTTTCGAGGGGGGCGAAGCCAAGGGGGCTCGCGAGAAGGCGAAGAAAGTCCGCAAGCCGGGGCGGGAGCGCGACGAAGAAGAGGCCCGAGCCAGGGAAGATGCGGCCCGGTGGGATGATTTGCGCGCGATTTCGGTTCACCGGCGGGATGACCGCGTGCGCCATGCCGGGACGACGCCGGTCACGGAAATCACCAAGCCGAGAAAGAAGGGCATCAAGCTGACTGCGGGCATGACGGTCAAGGAGTTCGCGGAAGCTGTGGGCCAGCGGCCGGCCGACATCATGAAGAAGTTGATGGAAAGCGGGCAGATGTTGACGCTCAATCAGAGCATGAACCTGGAACTCGCCGGCTTGATCGCCGAGGAATTGGGCGTCAAGGTCGAGGTCACGGCCCCCAAGGCCGGGGAGGAATTACTCGAAGAGGCCGCCCTCTGGAAGGGGGAGGAAAAGCCGGAGCCGAGGCCGCCGGTCGTGACCATCATGGGGCACGTGGACCATGGCAAGACGTCCCTGTTGGATGCCATTCGTCAAACCAAGGTCGCGGAACAGGAAGCGGGCGGCATCACCCAGCATATCGGGGCCTACTCCATCGAGCTACACGGCAAGCGCATCACGTTCCTGGACACCCCCGGCCACGAAGCCTTCACGGCCATGCGCGCGAGGGGCGCCAAGGTCACGGATATCGTGATCCTCGTCGTGGCGGCGGACGACGGCGTGATGCCGCAGACCATCGAGGCGATCAATCACGCCACGGCGGCCAACGTGCCGATCATCGTCGCGATCAACAAGATCGACAAGCCCGAGGCCAATGTTGAACGAGTCAAGCATGCATTGGCGGAGCATAATTTGATCTCGGAAGCCTGGGGCGGGCAGACGATCATGGTGGAGGTGTCCGCTAAGAAGCGGCAGAACCTGGATCTGTTGCTGGAGATGGTGTTGCTCCAGGCGGACGTGCTGGAGTTGCGCGCCGATCCGCGCAAGCCGGCCAAGGGAACGGTGATCGAGGCGAGGCTGGACCGGGGCCGGGGCCCGGTCGCGACCGTGTTGGTTCAAGAAGGGACGCTGAAGGTCGGGGACGCCTATGTGGTCGGGACGTACAGCGGAAGGGTCCGCGCGCTGATCCCGGCGGCAGGCGGAAAACTGACGGAAGCCGGTCCCTCGATGGCCGTCGGGGTCGTCGGGTTGACGGGCGTGCCGTCGGCGGGCGACACGTTCCTGGTCGTGAAGGACGAGCGGATGGCCCGCGAGATCGCCGAGTCCCGCGCGCAAAAACAGCGCGCCGCGGAGCTTGCCGGTCCGGCCAAGGTCAGCCTGGACGATCTTTACGCGCGGATCAAGCAGGGCGACATCAAGGAACTGGCGTTGGTGATCAAAGCGGACGTCCAGGGCTCCTCGGAAGCCTTGGCGGTCGCGATCGACAAGCTGCCGTCGGAGGTCGTGAAGCTTCGGGTCATCCACAACGGGGTCGGCGGCATTACCGAAACCGACGTGTTGCTCGCCGCGGCCTCCGGCGCCATCGTCATCGGCTTCAATGTCCGGCCCGAACCTAAGGCCGCGGCGCTGGCGGAATCGGAGCGGGTCGATATCCGGCTCTATAGCGTGATCTATGACGCCATTGCCGACATCAAGGCCGCGATGGAGGGCCTGCTTGAGCCGACGTTCAAGGAGCGGGTGCTGGGGCGCGCCGAAGTGCGCCAGGTGTTCAACGTGTCCAAGGCCGGCATTATTGCGGGCTGCTACGTGCTCGAAGGCACCATGACCCGCGCGAGCAGCGGGGTGCGGGTGGTGCGCGATCATGTGCCGGTCTATCAGGGCAAGCTGGCCTCGCTCCGCCGGTTCAAAGACGACGTGCGGGAGGTTCAGCAGGGGTACGAGTGCGGCATCGGCGTGGAAAATTTCAGCGATCTCAAAGCCGGGGACATCATCGAAAATTTCGTGCTGGATCGAATCGCCGCGAAGTTGTGA
- the nusA gene encoding transcription termination factor NusA, with product MNKELIAVIDEIGRQKGIDKTRVLNAVESALQTAAKKRFGQGENIHVEIDPKTGEISVVSVKTIVETVTNPKAEISLQEARKVDDGAEIGDEIGSVIEMDELGRIAAQTAKQVIFQKVREAEWEVVQREYSTRQGDLVNGVIIGMERKNYIVDLGKTEAILPIQEQIPRETYRRGDRIKAMLLEVRRTPKDVQVILTRTHPQFVSKLFELEVPEVTEKIVEIKGIVREPGDRTKIAVSSRDKAVDPVGACVGIKGSRVQAVVRELRGEKIDIVAWTTDPRVFIAEALNPATIEKVGIDEEKKSALVVVADSQLSLAIGKNGQNVRLAAKLTGWKIDIISGTEYEKKKVERDREIRAALAEEAADQREQEEARAQREAAEAAAKAEVAE from the coding sequence ATGAATAAAGAATTGATCGCGGTCATCGACGAAATCGGTCGTCAAAAAGGGATCGACAAGACGCGGGTGTTGAACGCCGTGGAATCCGCGCTCCAGACCGCGGCCAAGAAGCGGTTCGGGCAAGGCGAGAACATCCACGTGGAGATCGACCCGAAGACCGGAGAAATCTCCGTCGTCTCGGTCAAGACCATTGTCGAGACCGTGACCAACCCGAAGGCCGAAATCTCGCTTCAGGAAGCGCGGAAGGTGGATGACGGGGCGGAGATCGGCGATGAAATCGGGTCCGTGATCGAGATGGACGAGTTGGGCCGCATTGCGGCGCAGACGGCCAAGCAGGTGATCTTTCAGAAGGTGCGCGAAGCCGAATGGGAGGTAGTGCAACGGGAATACTCCACCCGGCAAGGGGACCTCGTCAACGGCGTCATCATCGGGATGGAGCGGAAGAACTATATCGTCGATCTCGGCAAGACGGAGGCCATCCTGCCGATCCAGGAGCAAATCCCCCGCGAAACCTATCGGCGCGGCGATCGAATCAAGGCCATGTTGCTGGAGGTCCGCCGCACTCCGAAGGATGTGCAGGTGATCCTGACTAGGACCCATCCGCAGTTCGTATCCAAACTGTTCGAGCTGGAAGTGCCGGAGGTGACGGAAAAGATCGTTGAGATCAAGGGGATTGTCCGGGAACCCGGCGACCGCACCAAGATCGCCGTCTCGTCCCGGGACAAGGCGGTCGATCCGGTGGGGGCCTGCGTCGGCATCAAGGGCTCCCGTGTCCAAGCGGTGGTCCGCGAACTCCGGGGAGAAAAAATCGACATTGTGGCCTGGACGACCGATCCCCGGGTCTTCATCGCCGAGGCGTTGAACCCGGCCACGATCGAGAAAGTCGGCATCGACGAGGAGAAAAAATCCGCACTGGTGGTGGTGGCCGACTCGCAGCTCTCCCTGGCGATCGGCAAGAACGGACAAAACGTGCGGCTCGCGGCCAAATTGACCGGGTGGAAGATCGACATCATCAGCGGGACCGAATACGAAAAGAAGAAGGTCGAACGGGATCGGGAGATCCGGGCGGCGCTGGCGGAGGAAGCGGCCGATCAGCGCGAGCAGGAGGAAGCGCGCGCTCAACGGGAGGCGGCCGAGGCGGCTGCGAAGGCCGAGGTGGCGGAATAG
- the rimP gene encoding ribosome maturation factor RimP, translating to MQEVAAPILWAMGLELIDVTCSGQGQRTIVRVYIDKPGGVSLHDCEQAHMSLGPALDVADPIPHAYTLEVSSPGLDRPLKTLADYQRVMGRLVNLKLAQVREGQWRVVGRLTAVDEQGLSLTLREGKTDRSIQLGWEAIAGGRLEVEFSK from the coding sequence GTGCAGGAAGTCGCCGCGCCGATCCTGTGGGCCATGGGACTCGAACTCATCGACGTGACTTGTTCGGGGCAGGGGCAGCGGACCATCGTGCGAGTGTACATTGATAAGCCGGGAGGGGTCAGCCTCCACGACTGCGAGCAGGCTCATATGTCGCTCGGGCCCGCCCTGGATGTGGCGGATCCTATTCCTCACGCCTATACCCTCGAAGTCTCCTCGCCGGGGCTGGATCGCCCGCTCAAAACGCTCGCCGATTATCAACGAGTCATGGGGCGATTGGTGAACCTGAAGCTGGCGCAGGTCCGAGAGGGGCAGTGGCGGGTGGTCGGCCGGTTGACCGCGGTGGACGAACAGGGGCTCTCCCTGACGCTGCGGGAAGGCAAGACCGACCGGTCGATTCAATTAGGGTGGGAGGCGATCGCGGGCGGGCGCCTGGAGGTCGAATTCTCCAAGTGA
- the dat gene encoding D-amino-acid transaminase — translation MGDVAYVNGRFMDLADATVPVEDRGLQFGDGVYEVIRTYRGRPFQVEAHLARLAQSAAAIGLALPEAARQFPALIDEGIRRAAYPDCKVYLQITRGVAPRDHAFPGRVAPTVIMTFRLMRPLDPALAANGVAVVMADDIRWGRCDIKSVNLLANVLARQRALEAGAFEALLVRGGRITEGAVSNVMVVRQGGLRTAPVGPEILAGVTRHLVLELARKEGLPIKEEAVTRDELRSADEVFLTGTTVEVLPVVTVDAMVIGSGCPGPISRLLQQRFQEVALV, via the coding sequence ATGGGAGACGTAGCGTACGTCAACGGGCGCTTTATGGATCTGGCCGACGCCACGGTGCCGGTCGAAGATCGCGGCCTCCAGTTCGGCGACGGCGTGTACGAAGTCATCCGGACCTACCGTGGCCGGCCGTTCCAGGTGGAGGCGCACTTGGCCCGGCTGGCTCAGAGCGCGGCGGCGATCGGCCTGGCGTTGCCGGAGGCCGCTCGGCAATTTCCGGCGCTGATCGACGAAGGGATCAGGCGCGCCGCTTATCCCGACTGCAAGGTCTATCTCCAGATCACCAGAGGCGTCGCGCCGCGCGATCATGCCTTTCCCGGCCGGGTGGCTCCCACCGTCATCATGACCTTTCGGCTCATGCGCCCGCTCGATCCCGCGCTCGCGGCCAATGGAGTCGCGGTGGTCATGGCCGATGATATTCGCTGGGGCCGGTGCGACATCAAGAGCGTGAACCTCCTGGCCAACGTGCTGGCTCGCCAGCGGGCGCTTGAGGCAGGTGCGTTCGAGGCTCTGTTGGTCCGGGGCGGACGGATCACCGAGGGGGCGGTCAGCAACGTCATGGTCGTGCGACAGGGAGGCCTCCGCACGGCGCCCGTCGGCCCCGAGATCCTGGCCGGTGTCACGCGGCATCTGGTGCTGGAATTGGCTCGTAAGGAGGGGCTGCCGATCAAGGAAGAGGCGGTCACGCGTGACGAGCTTCGATCGGCGGACGAGGTGTTTCTCACCGGGACAACGGTCGAAGTGCTCCCTGTCGTCACGGTGGATGCGATGGTCATCGGGAGCGGATGCCCCGGGCCCATCAGCCGGCTGCTCCAGCAACGATTCCAGGAGGTCGCTCTCGTCTGA
- a CDS encoding protease inhibitor I42 family protein, producing the protein MTATEQAQGTAYYGEQEAEGRVIDTVIQHSFTIHLWEDRTRGELWVPAYDRMALALLNDDYLRIAGNNAVDTGRRTFEFQAVKEGRHRLVFEKRMGWKFTAEDRRVFVIRVAGRP; encoded by the coding sequence ATGACGGCTACGGAACAGGCACAGGGAACGGCGTATTATGGAGAACAAGAAGCCGAGGGACGGGTCATCGACACCGTCATTCAACATTCGTTCACGATCCACCTTTGGGAAGACCGGACCAGAGGGGAGCTGTGGGTGCCGGCTTATGATCGGATGGCGCTGGCGCTGCTCAACGACGACTATCTGCGCATTGCCGGCAACAATGCCGTGGACACCGGGCGTCGAACGTTCGAATTTCAGGCCGTGAAGGAAGGCCGGCACCGGCTCGTGTTTGAGAAGCGGATGGGATGGAAATTCACTGCTGAAGACCGCCGCGTGTTTGTGATCCGCGTGGCCGGCCGACCGTAA
- a CDS encoding Rieske (2Fe-2S) protein has translation MEGTEQYEAAARVAEIPAGGSKLVTIRNKPVAIFNVQGRFYAIHDACPHEGGPLHEGRVKGCIVSCPWHDLAFDLRNGQGTDGGGYCVASYDVRIEGETILIGGRRKA, from the coding sequence ATGGAAGGCACTGAGCAGTACGAAGCGGCCGCGCGAGTGGCGGAGATCCCCGCGGGCGGCAGCAAACTGGTGACCATCCGGAACAAACCGGTCGCCATTTTCAACGTGCAGGGCAGATTTTACGCCATTCACGATGCCTGCCCCCATGAGGGGGGACCGTTGCATGAGGGCCGTGTAAAGGGCTGCATCGTCTCCTGTCCCTGGCACGATCTGGCGTTCGACCTTCGAAACGGTCAGGGGACGGACGGAGGCGGGTATTGTGTGGCCAGTTATGACGTGCGGATCGAAGGGGAAACCATTCTCATCGGCGGGCGGCGAAAAGCCTGA